TCGCAACTCCGGCTTGTTGAGTTTCAGCGACGTGTCAGCGTCAACAATGCCGCCCAGCTTCTCAGACCTTTTTACCAGGTCATCTGCATATGCTGACAGGGCCTGAATCTCAGGACCGCGAAAAACAAAGTCGATGTCATAGCGCCCACCGGCGCCAAAGTTGAACGACGGTGCGTTGCGGACGCCAGCACGCAGCGGCGCAAATTTCCGCAAGCGACTGCGCACCTCCTGCATCACGTCCTGTTGACTATAGTTGCCTCGGAATGCGTTGAGCGGATTTCCCTTTTTGGTTTCTTTCCACAGCCGTGTCAGCGAAACCGTTCTCTCCTCGTGGGGCGCAATGCGCACGTATGCGCCCCCCTGGTTCACGCCTCCAATAAAGCCCCCGCCCGCGTTCGAGAGCACGAGGCGCACACCGGGTGTGGCAAGAATCTCCGTCTCGATTGCCTGCATGCCCTCATTCATCACGGCCAGATTAGTGCCTTCCGGACCGTTGATGTTTACCTCAAACTCCGCCTCGTCCACATTGGTTGGAATGAACTCCTGTTTGACTGCCCGATAAAGTGGGATGCTGGAAAGGATCACCGCCAAAGCCATGACCGAGACCGCCAGTCGATGGTGCATGGCAAAAGCGAGCAGGCGCGAGTAACCAGAGTCGATCCAGCGATAGAAGCCACGTCGGGAAGCAGGTGAACCATGACCACCCTTGGCATCATCGACGCGAATCAGACGCGAACTCATCATCGGTGTGAGCGTGAAAGAGACCAGCAGACTAACCATGATCGCGACGGCGGCCGTAATGCCAAACTGATATAGAAAGCGGCCGGAGATCGATGACATGAAGGAGACAGGAAGAAAGATCACAACCAGCGAAAGCGTCGTTGCCAGCACTGCGAGGCCGATGTCGCGCGTTGCTTCTTTCGCCGCTTCCTTTGCATTCATCCGCTTCTCTTCGATGAACCGGAAAATGTTCTCCAAGACGACGATGGCATCGTCAATCACGACGCCGACCATCAACACCAGAGCCAGCATCGTCACGCTGTTGAGCGTGAAGTCGAGCATTCTCATCATGGCGAAAGTGGAAATAACCGAGCAGGGAATGGCCACTGCCGCTATCAGCGTTGAGCGCCAGGAGCGCATGAAGAGAAAGACGACCAGACTCGCGAGAATACTGCCCAGGATCAAATGGGTCTCAATTTCATGCAGGGCGGATTCGATGTAACGCGACTGGTCGCGAATGACTTCGAGCTTGACGTCTTCGGGAAGCTGAGATGCCACACGCGGCAGCTCCCTCTTGAGCCCCTGGATAACCTCGATCGTATTTGCCCCTGACTGACGCCGAATCTCCAGGGAGACCGTCGGCACGCCATTCAGGCGGGAAACCGACCTCTGCTCTTTAGTTCCGTCTTCCACCCTGCCTACGTCGCGGAGGCGAACCGGCGAGCCATTAATATTGGCCACCACGAGATCATCAAAGGCGCGAGGGTCGGAATAGCGACCGAGCGTTCGCAGCACTAGCTCTTCGCGTCCCGTGTCCACATTCCCACCGGGAACATCTGCGTTCTGCCGTGCTAAGGCCTGCCGGACGGCAGTGATGGGAATCTGATAGGCTGCAAGTCGCTCCGCATCGATCCAGATATTAATGGCGCGCTGCAGTCCGCCCACGACGCGCACCTCGCCGACGCCACCCACGCGCTCGAGCTGAACGCGCACGGTCTTGTCCGCCAGTTCGGTAAGTTCACGAATAGACCTATCGG
This sequence is a window from Gemmatimonadaceae bacterium. Protein-coding genes within it:
- a CDS encoding efflux RND transporter permease subunit — protein: MRRPVFATMIVLSLVVVGAASFFRLGVDRFPSVDLPTVSVRTALPGGAPEEVESLITQQIEEVVNTVDGIDELRSISSQGTSFVIATFKLDRNLETAAQDVRDRVSTLGRRLPDDATPPVVQKFDNDSTPVVTIALTADRSIRELTELADKTVRVQLERVGGVGEVRVVGGLQRAINIWIDAERLAAYQIPITAVRQALARQNADVPGGNVDTGREELVLRTLGRYSDPRAFDDLVVANINGSPVRLRDVGRVEDGTKEQRSVSRLNGVPTVSLEIRRQSGANTIEVIQGLKRELPRVASQLPEDVKLEVIRDQSRYIESALHEIETHLILGSILASLVVFLFMRSWRSTLIAAVAIPCSVISTFAMMRMLDFTLNSVTMLALVLMVGVVIDDAIVVLENIFRFIEEKRMNAKEAAKEATRDIGLAVLATTLSLVVIFLPVSFMSSISGRFLYQFGITAAVAIMVSLLVSFTLTPMMSSRLIRVDDAKGGHGSPASRRGFYRWIDSGYSRLLAFAMHHRLAVSVMALAVILSSIPLYRAVKQEFIPTNVDEAEFEVNINGPEGTNLAVMNEGMQAIETEILATPGVRLVLSNAGGGFIGGVNQGGAYVRIAPHEERTVSLTRLWKETKKGNPLNAFRGNYSQQDVMQEVRSRLRKFAPLRAGVRNAPSFNFGAGGRYDIDFVFRGPEIQALSAYADDLVKRSEKLGGIVDADTSLKLNKPELRVAIDRERAADLGVDTSDIATSLRVMVGGDEEASRFRD